The following DNA comes from Occultella kanbiaonis.
GGCAGCTGCAGAACCTCGCGAAGGCACGGATCGCGTACATCACGCGGTTCGGTGACGCCTACATCCCGTCCCCGCTCGACGTGCTCCAGGAGAACGACCTGCTGCACGTCATCGTGTACACCGACCACATCAACGAGGTCCAGCGGATCCTGGCCACGGCGCCCAAGCCCGAGGAGGACTGATGCGGGTCGTCATCGCCGGTGCCGGGAGCGTCGGCCGCTCCATCGCCCGGGAACTCATCGGCCACGACCACGTGGTCCTGCTGATCGACAAGGACCCGATGGCCATGAAGGTCTCCTCGGTCAGCGAGGCAGAGTGGCTGCTCGCGGACGCCTGCGAGATCAGCTCGCTGAGCCAGGCGGACCTCGCCGCCGCCGATGTGGTGGTCGCCGCAACCGGCGACGACAAGGCGAACCTCGTGGTCTCGCTGCTGGCGAAGACCGAGTTCGCGGTACCGCGGGTCGTGGCCCGGGTGAACAACCCGAAGAACGAGTGGATGTTCGACGAGGCCTGGGGCGTGGACGTGCTCGTGTCGACGCCTCGGATCATGACGTCCCTGGTGGAGGAGGCGGTCTCGGTCGGCGACCTGGTCCGGATCTTCACGTTCCACCAGTCCGGGGCGAGCATGTACGAGATCACCCTGTCCCCCGGCGCGGCGGTGGTGGGTCAGCAGATCTCTCAGATCGGGTGGCCGAGCGCGGCCGTGCTGGCGGCGATCATCCGCGGCGATCAGCCGATCGCGCCCAGCCAGGACGACACCCTGGAGGCCGGGGACGAGCTACTGCTCATCGTGTCGTCTGCGGAGCAGGCGGATCTGCTTGAGCTGCAGCACCTGCTCGGGGATTCACCAGTAGCCACGTGATCCAGAGGACGAGCGCCCACAGCGGCAACCCCATGACGAGGCGAGCGGTGCCGAGCCAGCCCGCCTCCGCGTTCAGGTAGAGCGGCACCTGCACGGCCAGCCGGGCCGCGAACGCACCGACCCACAGCCAGGACGCCAGCGAGTAGCGGCGCAGCAGCGCCCGGTCCGCGCGCCACTCGAACCCCTTCCCGAACAGGCTCGAGACGATCACACCCACCACCGGCCACCTGGCCAGGATGGAGGCGGTCACGCCGACCACGAACGCGGCGTTCACGTACAGACCCCACCTGAAGTAGTCCTGCGCCTCGCCGGTGCGCCACGCCCAGATGGCGCCGATCGCCACGCCGAGCAGCCCGCCGAGGGCCTGCGTGACCGGCGTCCGGGAGACCAGCCGGGCGATCGTGGCGACGACGGCGACGGCCACCGAGGAGATCAGCGCCGGCATGAGTTCCCGGGTGGCGACGAACACGACCACGAACACCAGGCCGGGCGCCGTCGACTCGACGAGCCCGCGCACGCCACCGATGGACGCGGCCAGGCTGAACTCCCCCGCCGCGAGCTGGCCCATGCCGCGGCCGCCAGGCACGGCGCCGCGCCTCGGCGCCGGGCCGCTCTGGTCCGGCAGCTCCGGGTCGGACGTGTCCTGGGCCGGGCCTGCCTCGCGGTTCTCGGTCATGGGGTCGCCTCTGCGGAGTCGGGGGCCAGGAGTCGGTACTCCGGGTTGAACATCGTGGCGTGCGTGCGGCCGAAGTCGGCCGAGGTGATCATGCCCTCGGCGACGAGCCGGCGCCCCGGCTCGATGCCGGGGATCTCCCGCCGGCCGAGCCAGACGAGATCGAGGCTGCCGGAACCGTCGTACAGCTCGGCCACCAGGGCCGGGCCGGCGGCGGCCGGTGCGAACGTCACCGCCCGGATCACACCCGAGACCGTCGCGCGGCTGCGCGCGTGGCACCGGCCCACCGGCTGGGTACCCCGGCGGCGCGCCTCGAGCTGCTCGTCGTCCGCCTCGAGCTCTGCCTGGGAGGCGGTGAACCGGTCCCATGCGTCGCGCAGGCTCATCGTTTCGACCTCACTGCCGGCTCAACGGGTTTCGGTGATCTCGGGGCCGCGCTTGGGCAGGTCGAGGCTGGGTCGCCCACCCGCGAGGTCCGGGGCGGGTTCGCCCGACCGTCCGGGCAGGTGCAGCGTGAGCAGGTCGCGCGGCGGGCGGGCCTCTGAGCCACGCACCACCACGACGTCCGCGAGCACGTCCTCGAGCGCGGCCGCCGCCTCGGTGTCCACGGTCGCCTTGCCGGACATCACCGCGCGCAGGAACCAGCGTGGCCCGTCGACGCCGATGAACCGGGCCGGCCGGCTGCCGGTACGTCCGTCCGGAAGCCGGGCGGGAAGCCGGGCGAGCAGCTCGCGGCCGAACGAGCCGGTACGTTCGTCGGACGACCCGCCCTGCTTGACGACCTGCTGGGCGATCTCCTCCCGCAGCTCGTCCCAGAGGCCCTCGCTGCGGGGAGCGGCGAACGCCTGCAGCTGCAGGCTCGAGGAGTCCAGCAACAGCCGCACCGCGACGACGCGGCGGGTCTTGGAGTCCAGCTCCATCTTGACCTGGCTGCCCGCCCGCTTCGGCAGCCGGATCGCGCCGAGATCGATGCGACCACCCAGCTCGGGCACCTCGTCGACGTCCCATGGGCCGCGCCCCTCGGGCTCGGCGGGGCTCGGCGCCGAAGCCGCGGAGTCCACGGAATCGGCGGATCCGGCCCGGGCGGCCTTCTTACGTCCGAACAGTGCCATCAGCGTGCTCCCTCGGCGATCGCATAGCCCCCGGTCGAACCGAGGCCACCGTCGCCGCGATCGCTGCCGGGCAGGTGCTCGACCTCGACGAACGCGGCGGAGGCGACCTGCTGGATCACGAGCTGCGCGATCCGGTCACCCCGCTCCAGCCGGGCCTCGGTCTCGGGGTCGGTGTTGACGAGGATGACCTTGATCTCGCCGCGGTAGCCGGCGTCCACCGTCCCCGGTGCGTTCAGCGTCGTGATGCCGTGCTTCGCGGCCAGGCCGGAGCGGGGGTGCACGAATGCGGCGTACCCGCGCGGAAGGGCGATCGCGATGCCGGTCGGTACCGTCGCCCGCCCACCGGGGGGCAGGGTCACGGGCTCGGCCGCCCGCAGATCGAGGCCGGCGTCACCGGGGTGGGCATAGGCCGGCACCGGCAGCTCCGGGTCGAGCCGCTGGATCAGGATGTCCACGTCCGTGCCGGGGTCGTCGTTCTCAGTCATCACGTCTCGAGCCTACTTCTCCCCGCGACCGCTCGTGGCGGTCGAGGTGGATCGTCGGGGCGGGTACTCGGTGCCCGGTGCACCCGTGGCCGGTGGCAGACTGGCGTTCGTGCCCGTGTTCTCCGAGACCCTGCTGCCCTCCGTCTGGAAGTGGCTGCTCGCCCCAGCCGGTGGCTTCGCCGCCGCGATGATCACGGTGGTGCTGGGAATGCCGGTCGCCGTCACCGTCGGGGTGGCGGTGACGATCGCGTTGGTGGTCGTGCTGCTGCGGACCGCGCCCGTGACCGTCGTCACGGCGGAGGAGTTGCGGGCCGGCCGGGCACACATCGCCAGGGAGTTCATCGACGCCGTGGAGATCGTCGAGGGCAGCGACCTCGAGAAGGCGATGGGGCCGGGTCTCGATGCCCGCGCCCACATCCAGTTCAGTTCATCGGCGCCGGCGGCGGTACGGGTGGTCCTGCGAGACCCGCAGGACCCGACGCCGTACTGGTTGATCTCCACCAGGCGCGCCGCCGAACTTGCGCGGGCCCTGGTGGGTGATGCGGCTCAGGCCGCGCACTCCGAGCAGACCGGCTGACCGTTCTCCTCGTAGGCCAGCTGGCTGCGGTGGTGGACCAGGAAGCAGCGCGAGCAGGTGAACTCGTCTGCCTGACGGGGCAGGACGCGGACGGAGAGTTCTTCTCCGCTGAGATCGGCGCCGGGGAGTTCGAACCCCTCGGCGGCTTCCGTCTCGTCCTCGTCGACCGCCCCGGAGTTCTTCTCCGCACGCCGGGCCTTCAGCTCCTCCAGGGAGTCCTCGCTGAGGTCCTCTTCGTTCTTGCGCGGTGCGTCGTAGTCGGTCGCCATGGTGGGCAAGCGCTCCGGTTTCTCTTGATGGTGGTGGTCGCAGTTACAACGCGTGGGGCTTCGAAATGTTCCCGTAGCGAAGGGATTGTCCACCCTGGACGCCGTGTGTGCGCACCGAATGGAGAAATCCCTTGGAACTGAGGCGAGGACGACGCGCAACCGGTCTGTTGGACCGGGGTCCGCGCAGCCTCACCGGGGCGAACCATACATCGGTCTTGGCCGTTCGGAGCACCACGCGCCGACGGGCGGGCGTCGACGCGGCCGCGTTAGGCTGCCACGGTCGCCCCTGCAGCGGCCCGGTCGCGGGAATCACCGCCACACCGGACGTAATGCGGCAGTCCCGACCCGTGGGCTGGCAGGCTCGGGGTGTGCACGGTACGGAGGTGTGATGGTGGAGCTAGAACTGGTTGGGATCCATGCGGATGGTGAGCATCTGATCCTCATCGGACCCGACGGCGAACGGCACCGGCTGCCCATCGACGACGCCCTGCGCGCCGCCGTGCGCCGCGACCGCCCCCAGTTGGAGAAGCTGCGCAGCGATTCCGCGCTCCGTCCACGGGACATCCAGATCCTGATCCGCGCCGGCGCGAGCGCCGAGGACATCGCCGGCGAGTCCGGGCTCGCGATCGAGCAGATCCGCCGCTACGAGGGCCCGGTCATCGCCGAACGAGAGCACGTCGCCCGCCGGGCCCGGATGCTCACCATCGGCCGCGAGTCCGGTGCGCCGCAGCTCGGTGACCTGGTCGTCGACCGGCTCGCCGCGCGCGGCGTCGATGCGGACTCCATCGACTGGGACGCCCGCCGCCGCGGCAGCGAACCCTGGGAACTCGTGGCCCGGTTCATCGCGGGCGACCGCGACCGCGAGGCCGTGTGGCAGGTCGATCTCGCGTCATCGATGGTCACCGCCCTCGACGACGAGAGCCGCTGGCTGTCGGAGACGGACCTGAGCGCGCCCGGTCCGCGGCGCCACCTCAGTGCCGTGCGCGGGGCCAGGCTCTACGACGTCGAGACGGACGCGGACATCGCGCCGTCGCTCCAGGCCGTCGACGCGGTGATCCGGGACTCAAGGCCGGTGGCCGCCGACCAGGACGAACCCGCGTCCCCCGAGGAACCCGACTCCGACGACGAGTCCGGCACCGAAGCCCTCCTGGACCATCTGAGCGCCAGCCGCGGGGTGCGACAGCCGGTCGAGCTGGACGACGAGACCGCCGAGGACGAACCCGGCGACGGTCCTGACGGCGCAGGCCGGGTGGGCGAACGCCCCGGCGTCGCCGGTGACGGTGTCCACGAGCCGATGCTCTGGGACGACCCGCCGGCCGCGCACCCGCCGGCGTCCCACCCCGAGGAGGCGCAGGACGCGGGCATCATCGATCTGCCGCCGCACCTGGCCAACCCGGCGACCGATCCTGCCGGTGACCCCACCGCCGGGGACGACGAGGAGCCGTCCGAGCCCGCGGCGCCCGCCAGGAGCAAGCGCCCACGGCGCAACCGCCGCACCAGCGTGCCGTCCTGGGACGAGATCGTCTTCGGCGCCAAGAACGACTGACCGAGCGTCCCGGCCGGCTCTCAGCCGCTCAGATCCAGCGGATCCGGCGACGGGCTCGGCGCGTGTGCGGAGGTGGCGGTCAGGCCGGCCCGGTGGTGCCGCCGGCAGAGCACCTCGTAGCCCACCTCACCGGTGCGGGCTCCGGTGTTCCCGACCACCATCTGCTCGCCCTCGGTGATCATGACGCCGCCGACCGTGCGGGCGTTGTGGGTGGCGCGGCGCCCGCACCAGCACAGCGCGCGCACCTGGAGCACCTCGACCCGGTCGGCCAGCGCGAGCAGCCGTGCCGATCCGGGGAACAGCCGCGTCCGGAAGTCGGTGGTGATCCCGAACGCGAACACGTCCACGACGAGTTCGTCGACGACGCGCGCCAGCTGCTCGATCTGCTCGGGTGCATAGAACTGCGCCTCGTCGCAGATCAGGTAGTCGACCACCTGGCCGCGGGTGCGGCGGTGCACCACCTCGCGCCAGAAGTCGGTCTGCTCGGTCACCTCGACCGCGGGCACGGCCAGGCCGAGGCGGGAGGAGAGCATCTCGGCACCGGCCCGGTCGTCGCGGCTGAAGATCACACCACGGCGGCCCCGAGTGGCGTGGGTGTAGTCCATCTGCAGCGCAAGGGTGGACTTTCCACAGTCCATCGTTCCCGAGAAGAACACCAGGTCCGCCATCAGCCCTCCAGCACCACGAGCGGCACGGTGCGCTCGGCCGGGGTGATCGAGCCGTGCATCCCGACCAGGGTGAGCGACGCAGCGGTCTGCGTACGCGAGTCATGCACGGCGAGGTCACCGAGCGCGGCCACCACGACGTCCCCGATGACCTCGGTGAACCGCGGGTCCACAGGGCCGAGCAGCCCCGTGTCGATCACCTCGGCCCGCGACATCACCCGCGCGCGGTCGCCGAGGGCATCGGCCCACACCTCACGAACCTGTTCCGCGGCGCCCGGTCGGCTGTACAGGTGCACCGCACGGGGCTCGCCGGCCACCAGGTCCACGCCGGCGGCCAGGTCCGGACGGTCGGCGACGTCCACCCGCGCCGGCTCCGCGACGTGCGTGCTCGGCCCGTGGGGGATGTCGACCATCCCGTGGTCGGCCGTCACCACCATCGTCGTGCCGAGCGGGAGGAGCCGGGCCAGCCGCGCGAGCTCGGCGTCGGTGTGCGCGAGCGCGTCCGCCCACTCCCCCGAGCGCCACCCCTCGTGGTGGCCGGTCGAGTCGACGTCACCCCAGTAGAGGTACACGAGGTCCACGTCCACCTCGCGCAGCGCACCCAGCGCGGTGTCCACGCGCTCGGGCAGCGTCTCGGCGGGCAGGAACTCCGAGCCACGCAGGGCCGCCCTGGTCAGCGGCGAGGAGGCGAACCGCCACGGTCCGACGCTGACCGCGGACCGGTCGGCCTCCTCGAGCCGTTCGAACACGGTGGGCCGGCGCTGCCAGGCCAGTGGGTCCGCGCCCGTGTTCCACGAGATCATGTTCATCAGCCGGCCGCGGGGTTCCCGGACGGTGTAGCCGAGCAGCCCGGTCTCGCCACCGGCCCGGCCGGTACCGAAGTAGCCGAGGTTCGTCGCCGTCGTCGACGGGAATGCGCACGTCAGCGCGTCCAGCCGGCCGGTCGACGTCAGGAACGGCGCCACGTCCGCGCGGTCGGTGAGGTTATGCCAGCCGAGGCCGTCGACGAGCACGACGACCGCCTTGCGGGCCTGCGGCAGGCCGAGCGCGGCCGCCACGTCCACGCTCGAGGTCGCTGCGTCGTCGGGCATGGCGAGGTCGATCCCGCAGGCGCCGACGGCACCCCACAGGACCTGACCCAGCGTGCCCGCCGGCTCGGCGGCGGCGCCGGGGTCGACCGATGCGCTCACGTGCCGGTGCGTGCGGTGGCGGCGGACAGCGCCGCCGCGAAGGAGACCGCCGCGGCCATCGCGTCCGCCCCCTCGGCCTCGGCGCTGACCCGGACCACCAGGTCGTCCGGCATCGACGTGCCGGTGTACCCGTGGTCGGCCTCGCAGTTGGGGTCGGGGCAGGTCGCGGGCTCGAGATCGATCCGCTGTACCGAACCCCAGTTCAGGGCCAGCGTCAGCTCGGTGCCGCCGCTGCCCTGCTGGTAGACGGCCGGGTCGACGACCCCGTGGGTGAGCGCCACCGACCGGATCGCACCGATCGGCACGGCCTCCGTGGTGGCCGCGGCGGTCGAGGCGCCGTCGACCTCCTCGGGCGGCACGTCGTCCACGTGGGCGACGATCAGCCGGGTGGGCGTGAGCGTCAGCGCGGTGACGTGCCGGCGCACCTCGGTGCGGTCGAAGACGGTCTCGGGGTGCACCAGGTGCGCGACGACCTCCTCGCCGGCGAGGGCGATCTCCAGGACGTCGGCGACCAGCGACGGGTAGTAGCCGGCACGCTCGATATCGCTGCGCAGGTGGCGCATCTGTTGGGCTCGTGACTTCTGCACCGCCCCAGTCTCCCACCTCACGGCGATCCCCGGCTCACGGTCGGCCGCCGGTCACGGGAGCACCCGTCGCGCGGCGTCCCCCCGGGCCGGATGGCCGACGTCCACGGCCGCCCCGAGGATGGCGGCCCCGGTCTCGGAGACGAGCACGGGGTTCAGCGTGATCGAGGTGACCTCGGCCAGCTCGTCCTTGAGGACGCTGACCCGGCCGATCACGTCCGTGAGCGCGGCGATGTCCAGGGCGGGCAGCCCGCGGTGCCCGAACAGCCGGGCGGACGCACGCAGGGAGCGGATCATCTCGAGGGCGTCCACGTCCGTCAGCGGCGGGACCCGGTAGGAGACGTCCCCGAGCAGCTCGACGGCGTCCCCGCCGAGACCGGCGCTGATGATCGGCCCGTACAGCTCGTCCTCGGTGGCCCGGATCACGCACGCGGCGCCCGTGGGGGCCATCGACTGCACGTCGAAGGTGGTGCCGCGGCCCACCATGGCGCGCACCCGGGCCTCGCTCTGCGCGAACGCCTCCCGCAGCTCGGCCGGGTTCGAGAGGTCCAGCCGGACGCCGCCGAGGTCGGCCCGGTGACGCAGCACCTCGTCCGAGGTCTTCAGGGCGACCGGCCACCCGAGCTCCTCGGCGGCCGTGACCGCCGCGTCGGCGCCGGTGACCGTGACCTCGCGCCACTTGTGCAGCCCGTGGGTGGCCAGCAGCTCGGCCGCCCGCTCCGGGCTGAGTCGCTTCGTCAGTCCGCGCGGCAGGTCGGCGAGCTCGGCCTGGACCAGCTCCTTCGCGCGGCGCCGGTCGATGTCGTCCGGGTCGACGCGGCGGCCCCGGTCCGCGCTGCGCCAGTCCTGGTAGCGGGCCGCCTGGACGAGCGCGTGGGTGGCCGCCTCCACGGTCGAGAAGCCCGGTACCCGTACCTGCGCGGTGGCCAGTTCGGGCGTCAGTCCGGCGGTCCCGAACACGCAGGCCACGGTGGTGCGCCCGGAGCGCTCGGCGAGCCGCGCGATCTCGGGCCCGACGGCGGAGCCCACGTCGTCGAGGATCGGCACGTACGCGACGATGGCCGCGTCCCAGTCGTCACGCGCGAGCGCCGCGTCGATGACCTCCCGATATGCCGCCGGGCCCGCGCTCGGGACCAGGGCGATCGGGGTGCCCGCGACCTCCAGCCCGGCGCCGGCGAGCAGTTCGGCGATCACGGCCGCCTGGGTGCCGGAGTTGGTCAGCACCAGCACCCGTCGCCCGGCCGGCAGCGGCTGCTCGGAGAACAGGGTGGCCAGGTCGAGGAGCTCCGGGATCGTCTCGGCGCTGATCACCCCGGCCTGTCGCATCAGCTCGTCCAGCGCGCGCCGTGGCTCGCGGGAGATCCGCACGGCGTGACCCGGCGGGTTCAGCTGACCGGTGGTGCCCGCGATCATCGTGATCACCGGCCCCTTCCCGGAGAGCCGGCGCGCGACCCGGGAGAACTTGCGCGGGTTCCCTATCGACTCGAACCGCAGGGCACTCACGCGGGTGCGCTCGTCGGCGAGCCAGAACTGCATGGTGTCGTTGCCGGAGACGTCCACGCGGTGCCCGGCGGACAGGAACGAGGACACGCCGAGGTCCCGTTCGGCGGCACCGGTGACCATCGCCAGTCCGGCCGCTCCGGACTGGCAGAACAGTCCGACGGTGCCCTCCCGCAGGGGGCGTTGGGACGTGGTCGCGTTCAGGTGTCCGTTGGCGCCGCCGGTGACCAGCCCAAACGAGTGTGGGCCGACCAGGCGCAGCCCCGCCTCGCGGGCGGCCCGGACCAGTACCCGCTGGGTCACCCGGCCCTCGTGGGTGGCGGTGGTGAACCCACCGGAGTACAGCACCACGCCGTGCACGCCGAGGCCGGCGAGGTCGCCGAGCATCGCCGGAACCCCGACGGCGGGCGCGGCGACCAGGGCGAGGTCGAACGGGCCGGCGTCGGCGACGTCGGCCAACGTCGCCGGGCCGCCCGGCAGCCCGACGCAGCGGACCGTGCCTGCGTAGTCGCCGCCCTCGATGGCCGCGCGCAGCCGCTCACCGAACCGGACGCCGTCGGGACCTGCGGCGTACACGAGCACCGCACCGGGGTCGAGCAGCCCGGCCATGGAGAGCGCCTCGGCGCGCTGCTCGCGTTCGGCGAGCACGGCCAGCGACCTGTCGGTAGGCCTGATCGTGAACGAGACGGCGAGGACCCCGTCGTCGAGGGCCTGG
Coding sequences within:
- a CDS encoding potassium channel family protein; this encodes MRVVIAGAGSVGRSIARELIGHDHVVLLIDKDPMAMKVSSVSEAEWLLADACEISSLSQADLAAADVVVAATGDDKANLVVSLLAKTEFAVPRVVARVNNPKNEWMFDEAWGVDVLVSTPRIMTSLVEEAVSVGDLVRIFTFHQSGASMYEITLSPGAAVVGQQISQIGWPSAAVLAAIIRGDQPIAPSQDDTLEAGDELLLIVSSAEQADLLELQHLLGDSPVAT
- a CDS encoding DUF3159 domain-containing protein gives rise to the protein MTENREAGPAQDTSDPELPDQSGPAPRRGAVPGGRGMGQLAAGEFSLAASIGGVRGLVESTAPGLVFVVVFVATRELMPALISSVAVAVVATIARLVSRTPVTQALGGLLGVAIGAIWAWRTGEAQDYFRWGLYVNAAFVVGVTASILARWPVVGVIVSSLFGKGFEWRADRALLRRYSLASWLWVGAFAARLAVQVPLYLNAEAGWLGTARLVMGLPLWALVLWITWLLVNPRAGAAAQADPPAPQTTR
- a CDS encoding OB-fold nucleic acid binding domain-containing protein, with amino-acid sequence MSLRDAWDRFTASQAELEADDEQLEARRRGTQPVGRCHARSRATVSGVIRAVTFAPAAAGPALVAELYDGSGSLDLVWLGRREIPGIEPGRRLVAEGMITSADFGRTHATMFNPEYRLLAPDSAEATP
- a CDS encoding DUF3710 domain-containing protein encodes the protein MALFGRKKAARAGSADSVDSAASAPSPAEPEGRGPWDVDEVPELGGRIDLGAIRLPKRAGSQVKMELDSKTRRVVAVRLLLDSSSLQLQAFAAPRSEGLWDELREEIAQQVVKQGGSSDERTGSFGRELLARLPARLPDGRTGSRPARFIGVDGPRWFLRAVMSGKATVDTEAAAALEDVLADVVVVRGSEARPPRDLLTLHLPGRSGEPAPDLAGGRPSLDLPKRGPEITETR
- the dut gene encoding dUTP diphosphatase codes for the protein MTENDDPGTDVDILIQRLDPELPVPAYAHPGDAGLDLRAAEPVTLPPGGRATVPTGIAIALPRGYAAFVHPRSGLAAKHGITTLNAPGTVDAGYRGEIKVILVNTDPETEARLERGDRIAQLVIQQVASAAFVEVEHLPGSDRGDGGLGSTGGYAIAEGAR
- a CDS encoding DUF3093 domain-containing protein, whose amino-acid sequence is MPVFSETLLPSVWKWLLAPAGGFAAAMITVVLGMPVAVTVGVAVTIALVVVLLRTAPVTVVTAEELRAGRAHIAREFIDAVEIVEGSDLEKAMGPGLDARAHIQFSSSAPAAVRVVLRDPQDPTPYWLISTRRAAELARALVGDAAQAAHSEQTG
- a CDS encoding DUF4193 domain-containing protein — its product is MATDYDAPRKNEEDLSEDSLEELKARRAEKNSGAVDEDETEAAEGFELPGADLSGEELSVRVLPRQADEFTCSRCFLVHHRSQLAYEENGQPVCSECAA
- the sepH gene encoding septation protein SepH, with the protein product MVELELVGIHADGEHLILIGPDGERHRLPIDDALRAAVRRDRPQLEKLRSDSALRPRDIQILIRAGASAEDIAGESGLAIEQIRRYEGPVIAEREHVARRARMLTIGRESGAPQLGDLVVDRLAARGVDADSIDWDARRRGSEPWELVARFIAGDRDREAVWQVDLASSMVTALDDESRWLSETDLSAPGPRRHLSAVRGARLYDVETDADIAPSLQAVDAVIRDSRPVAADQDEPASPEEPDSDDESGTEALLDHLSASRGVRQPVELDDETAEDEPGDGPDGAGRVGERPGVAGDGVHEPMLWDDPPAAHPPASHPEEAQDAGIIDLPPHLANPATDPAGDPTAGDDEEPSEPAAPARSKRPRRNRRTSVPSWDEIVFGAKND
- a CDS encoding thymidine kinase, encoding MADLVFFSGTMDCGKSTLALQMDYTHATRGRRGVIFSRDDRAGAEMLSSRLGLAVPAVEVTEQTDFWREVVHRRTRGQVVDYLICDEAQFYAPEQIEQLARVVDELVVDVFAFGITTDFRTRLFPGSARLLALADRVEVLQVRALCWCGRRATHNARTVGGVMITEGEQMVVGNTGARTGEVGYEVLCRRHHRAGLTATSAHAPSPSPDPLDLSG
- a CDS encoding alkaline phosphatase family protein, which translates into the protein MSASVDPGAAAEPAGTLGQVLWGAVGACGIDLAMPDDAATSSVDVAAALGLPQARKAVVVLVDGLGWHNLTDRADVAPFLTSTGRLDALTCAFPSTTATNLGYFGTGRAGGETGLLGYTVREPRGRLMNMISWNTGADPLAWQRRPTVFERLEEADRSAVSVGPWRFASSPLTRAALRGSEFLPAETLPERVDTALGALREVDVDLVYLYWGDVDSTGHHEGWRSGEWADALAHTDAELARLARLLPLGTTMVVTADHGMVDIPHGPSTHVAEPARVDVADRPDLAAGVDLVAGEPRAVHLYSRPGAAEQVREVWADALGDRARVMSRAEVIDTGLLGPVDPRFTEVIGDVVVAALGDLAVHDSRTQTAASLTLVGMHGSITPAERTVPLVVLEG
- a CDS encoding DUF5998 family protein; amino-acid sequence: MRHLRSDIERAGYYPSLVADVLEIALAGEEVVAHLVHPETVFDRTEVRRHVTALTLTPTRLIVAHVDDVPPEEVDGASTAAATTEAVPIGAIRSVALTHGVVDPAVYQQGSGGTELTLALNWGSVQRIDLEPATCPDPNCEADHGYTGTSMPDDLVVRVSAEAEGADAMAAAVSFAAALSAATARTGT
- a CDS encoding bifunctional acetate--CoA ligase family protein/GNAT family N-acetyltransferase, giving the protein MHSQEPAAASEPRAADGAEPGAPEYPAHWEADVVLRDGSTARIRPIRPDDADALQRFHARQSPESIYLRFFAPLERLPDRDLHRFTNVDHSDRVALVLLLGDDIVAVGRFDRVGGGDAEVAFNVLDDVQGKGLGSVLLEHLAAAGRELGVRRFVADVLPQNTRMVRVFSDAGYDVDQALDDGVLAVSFTIRPTDRSLAVLAEREQRAEALSMAGLLDPGAVLVYAAGPDGVRFGERLRAAIEGGDYAGTVRCVGLPGGPATLADVADAGPFDLALVAAPAVGVPAMLGDLAGLGVHGVVLYSGGFTTATHEGRVTQRVLVRAAREAGLRLVGPHSFGLVTGGANGHLNATTSQRPLREGTVGLFCQSGAAGLAMVTGAAERDLGVSSFLSAGHRVDVSGNDTMQFWLADERTRVSALRFESIGNPRKFSRVARRLSGKGPVITMIAGTTGQLNPPGHAVRISREPRRALDELMRQAGVISAETIPELLDLATLFSEQPLPAGRRVLVLTNSGTQAAVIAELLAGAGLEVAGTPIALVPSAGPAAYREVIDAALARDDWDAAIVAYVPILDDVGSAVGPEIARLAERSGRTTVACVFGTAGLTPELATAQVRVPGFSTVEAATHALVQAARYQDWRSADRGRRVDPDDIDRRRAKELVQAELADLPRGLTKRLSPERAAELLATHGLHKWREVTVTGADAAVTAAEELGWPVALKTSDEVLRHRADLGGVRLDLSNPAELREAFAQSEARVRAMVGRGTTFDVQSMAPTGAACVIRATEDELYGPIISAGLGGDAVELLGDVSYRVPPLTDVDALEMIRSLRASARLFGHRGLPALDIAALTDVIGRVSVLKDELAEVTSITLNPVLVSETGAAILGAAVDVGHPARGDAARRVLP